The DNA window tatataaaaaaatatataaaaaaaatttaaaattcacgAAGGAACAGCCCCCCTAACACATAAATCGCATGGAGAATAACCTTTGGTGGCtgaatttaaagcaaaactgGCCTTTAAGTGGGGATTCGGGGCACGAAGCGTTTCCGATTTTAGTCAGCCGCTTAACGCCGCAAGTTTTGTGGGATGTATTTTGGAAACGGGAGTGGCGGATGGAAGAGCAAAGAAACGGACCCAGAAAGTGTCCCAAAATTCtatgaggatgaggatggacGGTCAAAGCCAATCTGTAATTCACAGTTTAAAAGATTAGGGAAAGGGACAGAGTGTATATGGACAGGGAGATAATCAGATCAATGCTTCCTCCGCCTTTCAGTAGCTCCACCTTGTGAATATACCTCAGTAATTATGAGAGGAAAAAGTATTATCCATCTAATGGCACATTTTGCAGGGCTGCATCCAGGCTTCCCAAGCTCTCGCCAGGGTCCCCTTTCTCTCACTGGCAACGATAACGTTTAACGTGCAGGTAAAAATAAAGCTCTCCCCAAGCAGCTTCCAGGACCTCCGAAATAACATCCCCAGAGGACCCGCACGGGGGTCTCGGCAGCCCCCAGGCCCGGGGAGGCGGCAGCTGCCGAGCGGGGACGGTCGAGCTCCTGCCCCGCTCCGCTCTGCCCGCCTGGCCGgtccccccgcccggccccggggctcCCCGCCTCGCTGTGCCTCGGAGCCGCTCGTAACAACGAAAAGACGGCGATTTCCCAAATCTGGGGCTGCCGGGAAAGCAGCAACGCGGTGGCCGCGCGGCCCCCGGAGCCCCGCGCACGGCCCGGCTGCGATGCCCGTGGGGGATGCGGAGAGCGGGGCCGCGCAGGGGCTGCGTGTGCCTTCCACGCGTGTCCTCCCGCACACGCGTTCGGAGCAGGGCGACCTGCGGAGACAGGTCTGCGTGCTCCCGGCAGCGCCGTCCCGCTCCGGCCGGGGCCGGGGTGAGGGGACAGCGCTCACCGCCGGGACCGCAGGGCGCGGGGAGCGGCAGAGCCGCTACCGATTGCGAGCTCTGTCCCCTCCGAATGCCGTGGGGAAACACTCAGACGAGGCACTGCCACACGACATTGAGTCCCGGCGCGTCTGTATCGCGAAGGAGGATTGAGATAAAATCCCCCTTCCTGCTTTCTaccccctccctccagcccgCAGCCAGAGGGACCCgctggaatttctttttttggggaaggggggacTTCGCGCGACTTTTGCCTCCCTGGTCCCCTGCTCGGCTGCTACCGGCTCCGAGATGATGCGGATGAGAGGAACAAGCGGGTCCGGGCTGCGGGTACCGCCGCGGGGCTGGCGGAGCGTCCCGCAGGGACAGACCCACACCGGGGGTCTCCGCAGTGTTGGGAACGGGGGGGGGGAGGACTCCGCAGCGTTGTCCCAGGTCCAGAAAGGCAGTTTCCTCCTCATAAATTTCGGGAAAGCAGGTACATCCTGAACTTTCTGGGTTCTTTTGGCTAAATAAATGCGGGTGATGGGAATACGGGGGATGCAGGGGCGGAGGCGCAGCTCCGGAGCGGCGCGGGCGGGCCGGGACCGGGGCAGCCCCGCTCCCACATCGCTCCGGTCCCGCGCGCCCGTCCCCTTTTTCcgggtggttttttttcccgTGAAAAGTAGTTGTTATTCTCTAAAAGGCCACTTGGGGTCACACTTTCTGTCTGTTTGAGCgtaaaaactgtaaaaagaagCCCTAATCTCCCTTAATCGttacaaaatgttaaaaaaaaaaaaatcctgttacgggaccaaaaaaaaaaaaaagaaactaaaaaaccTTACAAGGCGAGTACTCCTTTGCGTGCAGTCACTCACTCGgggaacagcagaggaaagcaaacaCGGTCCCgaaatgtaattatattttctcccttctctccctaATATTTGCAATTGTCTGTGTCAATGCCGCTGCTTTACTTTAGGGAGAGATTTGCTTCCTGTAACCGGGAGGGTTTCCCCGGTTGTACACGGAGCGCTGACAGCCCTGCCGAGCCGGTGCTTCCCTCGCTCCCGGCTCCCCGCGCATCCCCCTCGGCTCCTCCCGCAGCCCAGCGCTCGCTCCCGCCCGGACCCGCCGCGCCTTCGCGGCCGGTTCTCCCGCGGTGCCTTCGCGGCGGGGACGCTTATATAAAGTTGGAGAGGGCGATGCTTGTGCGTGGCGTGGGGGGAAGCAGGGCTGCCTTGACATTTGCTGTGGGACGGCAGCGGGCGAAAAGGGGACTTTTGTTATATTTAGAACAAAGGGACGGGCAGGATGTCCCCGAGCCCTCATCCTTTTGTGGACTGCAGAGGCGAAAATgatggggggggaagggggagacaaacaaataaataaatagcgAAACGGATGAAGAGGAGGCGGCGGTGCTggcggggggagccggggagCGCCCGGAGGTGCGGGGCTGGGAGCGGTGCGGCCGCTCAGCTGGCGCTGCGGAGCTGTCACGGCCcgtccccgccccgccccgcccggcccggcccggcccggcccggccccgccgcgctgccattggtgctgctgcctccggccccggcccccgccgcgcTCTCGGCGGGCACGGCCGTATAAGAAGCCAAAGGGGGCTGCGCTGCGATCACAGCTGCACAACGAGCGCTGGCGGCGGCAGCTACAGCAGAGACCTCTCGGCTCGtcccccctctctcctcctttttttttttttctttttttttttttttttttccctcctccttcctccccctcttccctccccttcccctgcgCTGCCAGAGCCAGCGAAACTCCCGTGCAgagccccgccgccgccggtaGCCCGAGCGCTGCCCCGGCGCCCGCTCGGGCTGGAAAGTTGCGGCAGGCTCCGGGCTCGGCTGCCGCGGGGAGCGGGCTCCGGACTTACAAAACCCGGCCCGGGGCGCGGGCTGGGCGTTTGCACCGACCTTCTTCCTGCACAGACACGAAGGCAgcatctttgttttgttttgcttttgcccTTCCTGCTACCGCTCCTTTCTCCTCGCGACCGGGCGCCGGGAGCTGCCGCAGCCCGCGGTGCGGGGCGAACGCTGACACCGAGAGCCAGGAGCCAGCCAGGCGGCCCCGGGGGCCGGCTCGTCCTTGGCTTTGTTGCTCCGGACTGAAGAAGCCCTAGAAGCCGGGAGAAGGAGGCGGCGGTGGAGGGGGAGCTGAGGAAAGGAAGCGAGAGCTGAAAGCCAAAGTTGCTTTGGAATACGGGAGCGcagccagccctgtgccaggctgcGCGCTGGGGTGAGGTCTCCAGCCCCCTCCGCCGGGAGAGGTGCCCGCAAGACAGCGATGGCAGGAGAGCTCAGCATCGGAGCCGAGCTGCCTACTAGTCCGCTGGCCATGGAGTACGTCAACGACTTCGACCTGATGAAGTTTGACGTGAAGAAGGAGCCCCTGGGCAGGAACGACCGCTCGGGCAGGCACTGCACCCGCCTGCAGCCGGCCGGCTCCGTCTCCTCCACCCCCATCAGCACCCCCTGCAGCTCCGTGCCCTCCTCGCCCAGCTTCAGCCCCACCGAGCAGAAGACCCACTTGGAGGACCTGTACTGGATGGCCAACAGCTACCAGCAGATGAACCCCGAGGCGCTGAACCTCACTCCAGAGGACGCGGTCGAAGCCCTCATCGGGTCCCACCAGGTGTCCCAGCAGCTTCAAGGCTTCGAGAGCTTCCGggcccaccaccaccaccaccatcaccatcaCCAACACCACCACCAGTACCCCGCAGTCACTCACGAAGACCTGGCCGGCAGCGGGCACCCTCACCATCAccaccatcatcatcaccaGGCCTCTCCCactccctccacctcctccagctcctcccagcagctccagaacTCGCACCAGCAGCATCCCCCCTCCAGCAGCGTGGAGGACCGGTTCTCAGATGACCAGCTGGTCTCCATGTCTGTGAGGGAGCTCAACAGGCACCTCCGAGGCTTCACCAAAGACGAGGTGATCCGCCTCAAGCAGAAGAGGAGGACCTTGAAGAACAGGGGCTATGCCCAGTCCTGCCGGTATAAACGTGTCCAGCAGAAACACCACCTGGAGAACGAAAAGACCCAGCTCATTCAGCAGGTGGAACAGCTCAAGCAAGAAGTGACCCGGCTGGCCAGAGAGAGAGACGCCTACAAGCTCAAGTGTGAGAAACTTGCCAGCAATGGCTTCAGAGAGGCCGGCTCCACCAGTGACAACCCCTCCTCCCCCGAGTTCTTCATGTGAGTgcttaacaaaaataattaaaaaacaaacaacccccccccccccaaacctgacCCCTGTCaccttccccctgctcccatccTCCTCCGACATCTCCATCCATCCGTCTGCGTGActagagagaaagaaggagagaaaaatagacttgattttttttttttttttttttttgcagcatcCAGTCTTCTAGAGTAGCTGTGGGAAAAgtaggctgggggtggggatgggagAGGTAAAGTGCAACTTTTTGAATTTCGTGTGCGAGTTAGAGGCAGAGACAGAGGCAGaggcaaaggagaaaaggacaAGTGAAGCGTTTTATAGATCGCTTGCTTGCAGAGCGAGATGGACTTTAAaagaataacaataaaaaaggaCAATGAACAAGCCATCTATAACGTACTGCCTGcttggaaagagagaggacaTATACAGCACCATCTCATGCACAATTTACCTGCTtgggaaaagagaataaataaaaaggacaaTATATGCAAACTCTTCATATATTGCCTGCTTTGAGAAATAAGTTACAGGACTCAGATGGGACATTCAatctaagaaaaagaaagaatgaaagaaaaaaaaaactcatcAGTTTTATTGCCTGCTTGATTATATAGAAAAATACGaaaatctgcattaaaaatattaatcctGCATGCTGGACATGTATGgtaataatttctattttgtaCCATTTTCTTGTTTAACTATAGCATGTTGATCATTGATCAtagatttctgttgttttgtttcatcaATAAGAAAAGCATCACAAGTTATCAAACTTTTTACTGCTTGTGCAGTTTTGTTCGTTGgttttgctcttgttttcttttatggttGTTAGCTTGTAAATATCTGCTACTTCAAACcgcacaggaaaaaaatacacaaaaagcaaaataacatttcagCAGGCTGGTTATACGGTTTGTTTGGTGTTAAAGAGatacttaaggaaaaaaagttatgggcattttgcattagaaaaaaacccaactttgtATATCTGGTGCACTTttaagttgtattttttttgttgttgttagttttcattttggtttttgtttgttggggcAGAAGCAAAAACGCCTGAATGGTATTGACAAACCTAAACTTAACAGGGGAAACCCCTCATCGGTCACTAGAACCTACTCCATGCCTTAAAGTGGCAGCGAAGCTCTTTCCTTCAGGACAATTCCCAGCCTGGAGTGGTGAGGCTTGGCCATATAGTTTCCCTTCTGATTGTACACTCAGGAAGCGAAGGACGGACGAGATACCAGTTCCTTTAATAAAACAACTGCCCCTTGATTTTCggtaaataaagagaaaaaataaccccaaaccctcctcgTTAGGAGTCAGGTTGCGACAGCAACGAGGGCTCCGTGTGGCCGCTGAAGTTGGGTTTCTCAATGGCAGCAGTGGATGAGTGGGCTGGGAAAGTGCATAaaactaaaactttttttaaagaaggcaTACTGCAACTTTTGAGTGTATTCTTTTGCAATGATTTGtaatctgcttttctgcttccctATGCAGCGAGTGAAAGTTTTAGCCAAAATTTATTTGCAGTTGTATAGTAGTAGTAGTTTGGAGTCTTATGGgtgtttttattacttttttttttttcctcctgcaggtcAGTAAAAGGATTTACGTTGCACTGacaaaaataccaaaatgaaaacttattttttagtttccttttaggatagctggcactgctggccgGATGCATTTTAAGTTTGTATTAGTTTATAAATTAACAGTAATAACAAGATTGTAATGAACAGCATGGTGCTTGCAGTTTTAAATATTGTGGATATTAGTCATGCATCAGAAAACGATCTTTGGTTTTTACTGATTCAACTGTGTTGAAATCAAAACATTGCAGcggaaaaaaattgtttttatttcatgtaaagTTCTGAAGGGATCAATTTCAAATCCTGCTTAtgatatgaaaaatattaaaaacctgGTCTATTGTAGTTTTATTCAGACTGGTTTCTGTTTTTGGTTATTAAAATTGTTTCCTATTTTGCTTATTAAAATCATTGAAATGGCATTTCTTGGAGGGACCTGCTTCTCTGACGTCTCGTGTTccgggggggaaaaaaaaaaaaaaagaaagaaaggaaaagttgtGGCCCCCTCCCCGTCCTCACCCTCTGCCGGCGCTGGGCttgcggggggcgcggggccgctTTGCCCGCTCGGGAACGCTGCTGCCGGCGGGGAAGGAGCGCTCAGCCCCGCACCCTCCTCTGCTCGGCTCCGAGCTCCCCGTGGCAGGGGGAgcatccccccagcccctccgggGGACCCCCGCCCTGTCCCCCCCGGGCTCCGCTTCCCCCGCCGGGAGCGGGAGTGTCCGGCCTCAGCCTCCCCGGGCTGAGGGAGCGGGGAAGCGCCAAGGGCACCCACCcctcttttgcattttttctttttttctctctctcttttttttttttttttttttttttttttttttcccctttctacATTAGAAAAGGAGAGAACTTGGACAATTCTGTCCTTTCCCCGCTCCTTTGGGATCCGTGCTGGCCATTCAGTCTCCTCCCGTCCATCCTCCTCTCCGTCTTCACACTTTATTTATTCCGGCCGCTTTTCTTTTTTAGCGTCAGCAACGGGCAGCTTCGAAGACTCTTTAGGTGCGTGTGGGGAAGGGGACGTATCTCCCTCCACCAccccccagggctcagcaccTCGTAGCCCCAGCCCCATGCACCAGCAGCTCTCAAGGCAGCATAGCTGCACAGCTCCCTAAAGTGAAGCAGGAGGAGGTTAAAAATGTCACCCGCTCCTTGCCTGGGTGCGGGAAAGGGACTCCCAGAGCTGGGTCGCAGCGTGTCCAGACGCTGCTGCTCTCAGGAGTGTGAAAATGGTGTTGAACTTTAAATCCCTCTTAAACCCAAAATCCAAGGtaccacagaaacagaaaaaatagcttctctctgccctgctgcccttcccaggagcAGTGAGCTGTCCTTGCAGGGACAGCGTAAGACGTGTTTGGAGAACAAACCGGTTGAGGACAGAGTgtggaaaaacaatttaaaagcaaatacgGTTACTTAGAACAAAATCCCCTCTTaaatcccatccccatccctgccttgTCAGAGCCAGCTGGGCCAGCCACTGGGCTGAGGCAGTTTGGAAGGGGCCAGGGCCCGTCCCTGCCCCCCGGCCGCATGAGTCAGGCCCGGAGAACAAGCTCGtaccctgctgccctgccaagGGGGGACAGGagtttgcaaaggaaaaggctgggagagccTGGCTTTCCCTGTATAGCCTCCCCCCTTGCCAGTAAATGCTATGGCTGCAGAAAGCCTGAGAGGAATATTGTTTGTGGGAACTGCCACCGCATATTAATGTCCCCTCATGCATGCATTGAATAAATCACTAGGCCTAattgaacaacaacaacaacaacaacaacaaaaaagtaggaaaagcaGGCCTTAGAAAAGCCCTCCAGATTCCCACCGCAGAACGGTGTCAGcgccggggcagccccgcggcACGGCCCGGGCGGCCGGGGCTCTGctggcccggccccgctcccggcctttcatttattccttttaaaaggaaagaaaaacgCAACCCCGTCCCACCGGGGGACTTGGGGTCGGTGGGACCGGGACCGGCAGGGCTCGGCGGGCGCTGCGAGGTCGGGCTGGCTCCTCTGCCCGCCCAGGCGGCTCCTGGAGGGGCTTCAACGCGCCGAGGGGGGCAAAACCCACCCGCACTTGTGCTCGGCACGGCCTGCGGCTGGGCAGCACCGGCACCGGGGCCAGGCAGCCCCGCGGGGACCGGGGCGGGCAGCGCTGCCTGTCCCCCGCTGCCCGTTCCCCCGGCGGAGCCCCCTCAGCGAGGGGTGACCCCCTTCCCTTCGCTCGCCTACTGCCATCCCCGGGATCGACTTTGGTCTCTCGCCGTTCATCACCGGGCTGACACAGGGGCAACCACGGAGAGCAGCTACTTGAAGCGAAGGGAAAActcctctttcccctcttttccctcccGGGAGCGGCCTGCCCGCGGGGGGCTGCGCGGGTCAGCTCGGGAGCGCCCGCCCGGGGCTCCCCGCTCCCCTCGGAGAGAAGCTGCGTGTCAGCTGCGGGGAAAGAGCATCATCCCTTCCCAACCCCTCTTCTCCCCCGTCTCTGGACGCTTTGCCCGCGGGTGCTCTGCCCGTCCTGCGGTGCCGCAGCCCCAGCCGGCCTGGCCTTCCCCGGGGCTCGGAGGGGTCGGGGGGCGGCAGCCGCTGCCGCACTCCGGGGCTCACGAAGGCCACGGCTCGGAGGGGCCGGGCACTGACCACCCCCCGCTCCTGAAACCGCCCAGGCGACCCGTCGCTCGCCCTCGGGGCTCTCCGGAGCGAAGATGCTGCAAAGAGCCTCCAAAACAGCCGGGCGCAGCGGCCCCCATCCCGAGTCGCTCCTTGCAGCCCCGGGAAGGATGGGGTCGGGGTGCCAGCGAGACAGGACCGGCCCCGGGCCCAGGACTCGGCCCGGGCGGAGCAGCCCCGGCCGGAGCGGAGCCCCAAGTGCTGGGGATGCGCGGGGAGCAGAAGTGGCGGTGCCTTTGCCGGCGGTGGGAGCCCCCGGGGCagcccggcgggggcgggcggtTGCCCTGCACCTCGGGGATGGATGGGGCGTGTGACGGGGAAGGACCACAGGTTTGCCCCGCTAAATTTGTCTGCCAGACGACGGTTCACTACGTGATCTCGTGTAGCGCAGGAGGACGATTCCCTCAAGTGAAAATCACGATCTCGCAGTGTTGCAAGAGCTGTTGCTAACAGCCGGAGCCAGCTCCGCACCCCCGCCGGGACAGAGGTGGCGACCGGCTACGGCTGCTCCCAAATTGAACGAGACACTCAGACAGGAAACACAATTGGCAAcagcccc is part of the Chiroxiphia lanceolata isolate bChiLan1 chromosome 17, bChiLan1.pri, whole genome shotgun sequence genome and encodes:
- the MAFB gene encoding transcription factor MafB: MAGELSIGAELPTSPLAMEYVNDFDLMKFDVKKEPLGRNDRSGRHCTRLQPAGSVSSTPISTPCSSVPSSPSFSPTEQKTHLEDLYWMANSYQQMNPEALNLTPEDAVEALIGSHQVSQQLQGFESFRAHHHHHHHHHQHHHQYPAVTHEDLAGSGHPHHHHHHHHQASPTPSTSSSSSQQLQNSHQQHPPSSSVEDRFSDDQLVSMSVRELNRHLRGFTKDEVIRLKQKRRTLKNRGYAQSCRYKRVQQKHHLENEKTQLIQQVEQLKQEVTRLARERDAYKLKCEKLASNGFREAGSTSDNPSSPEFFM